A window of Acidobacteriota bacterium genomic DNA:
CGCATAGTTCGCACGCGCACGAGAGCGATCCTATCCCCGACGACGACCGTCCGGCGCCGCAGCGCGATAACGAGCAGCTGGAATTCCTGGGCGACGCCGTGCTTGGATTCGTCACCAGCCAGGCGCTGGTCGAGCGCTACCCGAATTACAACGAGGGCAAGCTTTCTAAACTGCGCGCGCACCTGGTAAGCGCGCGGCATCTGCAAAGCGTGGCGCTCGAGCTCGGACTGGGAAAGTATCTGCGGCTCGGGCATGGCGAAGAGCGGAGTGGAGGCCGCCACAAAGCTGCGCTGCTGGTCAACGCGCTGGAAGCGCTGCTCGCCGCGCTTTACCTGGACGCTGGGCTCGACGCGCCGCGGCGTTTCATCCTGGCGCACATCGTGGAGCCGGAGCTGGCGCGGCTGGGCGGGGAGGCCACCGAAGCCTTTCCCGTGACCGATCACAAGAGCGCTTTGCAGGAACTTTTGCAGGCTCGCGGACGTCCACAACCGGTGTACGCCCTGGTGAAGGAGGAGGGGCCCGAGCATCAGAAAACGTTCACGGTGGAGATCCGGGTGATAGCGCAAGACGAGGCGCGCAAGGAATTCCGCGCGCGCGCCAGCGCTTCCACCAAGAAGGCGGCGGAACAAATCGCCGCCCGCAAGGCTCTCGAAAAGCTCGCGCCCGCATCTAAGTAGCATGCTATCGGGTCCCCAGAGCGCCGGGGTCGAAGCGCGTCCTTATCTCTACGCGCTGCACCTGCTGCGCACGCTGCTGCTGAGCGTGGTGGTGGCGCTCTTCATCACTACTTTCATCGCGCAGGCCTTCCAGATCCCATCGGGCTCGATGCAAAAGACGCTGATGACCGGCGACTATCTGCTGGTCGATAAAGCCGTGTTTGCCGGTGAGGGCGAGGAAGGGGATGCAGGCGGCCGGTTTCAACCTCTTCCCTATCGCGGGGTGGAACGCGGCGACATCATCGTGTTCCACTATCCCATCAAGCCGGAAACGTATTTCGTGAAGCGCGTGGTGGGCGTCCCGGGAGACCGCGTGCGCATCGTGGACAAGAGGCTCTACGTGAATGGCCGCGCCGAGAGCGGCGACTACGCGATGCACGTGGACCGCAAGCAGGACTACTATCGCGACAATTTTCCCGAGCTGCGCTTCGCTCCCGGTAACGTGGATGCGCACTGGTGGCTCGAGATGCGCCGCATGACCTCGAGCGCCGGCGAGCTCATCGTTCCCGCGGGAGGCTATTTTGTTCTCGGCGACAATCGCGACGACAGCCAGGACAGCCGCTACTGGGGATTCGTGCCGCGTGGCAACATCGTGGGACGTCCGCTGCTCATCTACTGGTCGCGCGCCGACACGGGCGCCTCCGGCGTGACCTCCGCGCGGGGTGATACACTGTCGGGTCTCGCGTACGCGATGACCCACCTCCATACGCGCTGGGACCGGGTGCTGCGCACGGTGCGTTAGCCCCGCGGCCGGCGATGACCGGGAAGCCCCGGACGGAAGCTTCGTTGGCGAAAAAAGAAGAGAAAACACAGACAGCGCCGAAGCAAAAAGAGACGGCCATGGAGTTCATCTCCTCCATGGCGGTCGTGCTCGTCATCGGACTGTTCATCATCACCTTCAACCTGCAAGCCTTCGAGATCCCCTCCAGCTCGATGGAAGACACGCTGCTCATCGGCGACCACGTCTTCGTGGACCGCGTGAGCTACGCTCCCGCGGCGGGCTGGGTGGGCCCGGTAATTCCCTATCGCGATATCCGTCACGGCGACATCGTGGTGTTCCTTTCCGTCACCGATCCGGGCATGTACATCGTGAAACGCATCATCGGGATCCCCGGCGATCGCATCCGGCTGCGCGATGGTGTGGTCTACCGCAACGGCGAGAAGCTCAACGAGCCCTACGTGAAGCCCTGCGATGACACGGTTAATTCCTGCTACGCGCCGTATCGCGACAACTTCCCTTCGGTGCCGGGAGTGATGTCGAGCATTCCACCCACGCCCGAGTGGCAACTGCTCATGCCGCTCAACAAGGATGAGCAGGGTGAACTGGTCGTCCCCAAAGACAGTTACTTCGCTATGGGTGACAATCGCTCTGCCAGTTACGACTCGCGTTACTGGGGGTTCGTCCCAGGTGAA
This region includes:
- the rnc gene encoding ribonuclease III; its protein translation is MKALDLSPLEATLGHSFLRRELLEQALTHSSHAHESDPIPDDDRPAPQRDNEQLEFLGDAVLGFVTSQALVERYPNYNEGKLSKLRAHLVSARHLQSVALELGLGKYLRLGHGEERSGGRHKAALLVNALEALLAALYLDAGLDAPRRFILAHIVEPELARLGGEATEAFPVTDHKSALQELLQARGRPQPVYALVKEEGPEHQKTFTVEIRVIAQDEARKEFRARASASTKKAAEQIAARKALEKLAPASK
- the lepB gene encoding signal peptidase I, with protein sequence MLSGPQSAGVEARPYLYALHLLRTLLLSVVVALFITTFIAQAFQIPSGSMQKTLMTGDYLLVDKAVFAGEGEEGDAGGRFQPLPYRGVERGDIIVFHYPIKPETYFVKRVVGVPGDRVRIVDKRLYVNGRAESGDYAMHVDRKQDYYRDNFPELRFAPGNVDAHWWLEMRRMTSSAGELIVPAGGYFVLGDNRDDSQDSRYWGFVPRGNIVGRPLLIYWSRADTGASGVTSARGDTLSGLAYAMTHLHTRWDRVLRTVR
- the lepB gene encoding signal peptidase I; translated protein: MEFISSMAVVLVIGLFIITFNLQAFEIPSSSMEDTLLIGDHVFVDRVSYAPAAGWVGPVIPYRDIRHGDIVVFLSVTDPGMYIVKRIIGIPGDRIRLRDGVVYRNGEKLNEPYVKPCDDTVNSCYAPYRDNFPSVPGVMSSIPPTPEWQLLMPLNKDEQGELVVPKDSYFAMGDNRSASYDSRYWGFVPGENVIGRPMFIYWSFQTPRDQYQKQSFRERAAFIGHVVLHFFDETRWRRTLRMVR